Part of the Deinococcus fonticola genome, GCTGGGCGGGAAGTACCGGGCCCGCGCGGCCTTCTGGCTGGACGCCCCCAGCCGGGTGTGGGCAGAGGCAGACCTGGCGCTGCTGAGGCGCCTGGGGCACCAGCTGGGCCTGGAAGCGGAGCGGATGCAGGCGGTGCGGTACGCGCGGAGCCTCCAGACGCTGCACGGTGACCTCATCGGCGGGCAACCGGAGCAGGCGTACCAGCCGCTGCTGGAACGGGCGCTGGCGACGATTCCGGGGGCGGAGTGCGGGTCGCTGCTGATCCGGGAGGATGGAGGTTTCCGCTTCGCGGCGAGCGTGACCTTCGACGAGATGGAACTCCAGGGCGTGACGTTCACGATGGCCGACATGCGGGACACCTGGTACGGGCTGGGCGAGGAGGCCTGGAGCCGGGGCGTGCCGCGCATCATCGCCAAGGGCCTGCTGTCCGTGAAGGACACCGGCTACGACCTTCACGGGGTGCGCGTGGAGGACACCTTGCCGAGCGTCGAGACGCTCCAGGCGAACATCGGGGTGCCGATCCTGTACCAGGGCGAGGTGTACGGCTTCCTGAACGTGGACTCCATGACGGATCCCGAGGCGTTCGAGCAGGAATCAATCGTCCTGGCTGAATCGTTCGGGCGGCAGGCGGCCATGCTGCTGCACGAGGCCCACCTGCGGGCGCAGGTGCTGGCCGCGGCCCGCACGGACGTCCTGACGGGGTTGCAGAACCGCCGGGCATTCACCGAATCCCTCACGCGGGAGCTGGCCCGGGTGCGGCGGGCGGGGTCCACCCTGTCACTGCTGGTGGCGGACATCCGGGCGTTCAAGGCCGTGAACGACACCCACGGGCACCTGGTCGGCGACCAGGCACTGATGCAGGTGGGGGACGTCCTGCTGCGGGAGTTGAGGGTGAGTGACTCGGTCTCCCGGCCAGTCGGGCGGGGCTCGGAGCCTGAGGCATCCGGGCAGGAGCGGGCACCGACGCCGGCCCAGAGTGGTGCGCTGGAGGTGTTCCGGTGGGGTGGGGATGAGTTCGCGGTGCTGCTCCCGGACATAGACCTGGCGGGCGCGCGGGTGGTGCGGGACCGCCTGGCGGCGGCCATGCAGGGTACGGACGTGGCCGGCCGGCCCATCGAGTTGAACGTGGGCGTGGCCACCCTGAGCGCGGACGACGCGACGGGGGAGACGTTGCTGCGCGAGGCGGACAACGACATGTACCGCGACAAGAACCGGAGCCGGCGGCACCTGACTACTCTTCAAAACACGTAACGGGCAGCAGAAAGTCGGCTCCTGTACGGTATTTCTGCGATGAAATCCCGGAGCCGACCGCTTCACGATCCCTTGCAGACCGCCCTGCGGTCTGCCTTTCCGCTTGATGCCCGCCGCCTGGCGGTCTTCACGGCCCTGGTCCTGGCGGTCATCCAGGCACGCACGGTCGTGCTGTACACCCTGAAAACCCACGTGGCGTTGCCAGGGTCGCTCACGGCCCGCTACCAGCGCCTGGTCCGCTTTGTGCAGTTTTCCTTTCCAGACGGTTTGTTTCCCCGCTTTGCGCTGTCGTTCCTCCCGGATGGTCCCGTGGATCTCATCCTGGACCGGACGAACTGGAGACTCGGGCAGCAGGACGTGAACATCCTGCTGCTCTCCGCCGTGTGGAACGGATTCAGCCTGCCCTTGATGTGGACCCTGCTCCCACACGGTGGGGCCAGTGATTCCCGGGCCCGGGAATCACTCGTGGCGCGCTTCCTGACGCTGTGCCCGGACCAACCAGTCCGGTGCCTGCTCGCCGACCGAGAGTTCATTGGTCGGCACTGGTTTTGTTTCCTGGATCAACACGGCATTGCCCCCTGTATTCGACTCCCGGCACGCGCCACCATCGGCGCCCATCGTCTGCCCGTCTGGGCTGTCTTCAAGAACCTCCAGGTGGGTGAAATCAGGGTCTGGCGCCGCCAGACCCTGATCTACGGCGTCTCCCTGCGGGTGGCCGCGACGAAGAACGCCGCCGGGGAGACGCTGTACCTCGCATACCGGGGGCCCGTGGGACCGAACCTTCGACGATATGCGCAGCGCTGGCAGGCGGAAAACCTGCACGCCGCGCTCAAAACCAGGGGCTTCAACCTGGAGGACACGGGTCTGACCCGCGCGGAGCGGGTGTCCACCCTCTTGACGGTGGTCAGCGTGGCCTTCATCTGGTCGGCCGTGACCGGGGAACTGCTGGCGGCCCGGACAGCAGTACAGATCAAAAGTCACGGACACCGTGCGGTGTCCGTGTTCCGACTCGGCCTGGATCACCTCCAGGATCTCCTCCTGCACCCGTCCCCGTCGTCTTGGCGCACCCTGCTGACCCTCATGCCACGTTTTGAATAGTAGTCAGCTGAACGCCCCCAAACCCGGCGAACTGCGCCGGGTTGCGACTTTGGGCCGACCAGCGGCCCAGCTTGGGAGCAGCCCAACGGGGAAAGCAACCGCCGCGTGACGCGGCGACAGGACGACGCTGAACGCGCCGCCTGTAGTGGCGACCATCCGAGGCCCAGCGACCTGCAACGCCGACGAGGAAAAGCCGTGTAACACGGCTTACAACCACTAAGGCCCGCGTAACCTTCCCATGCTTAACTGTTGACAAATTGCGGAAAAAGTCTTAAACTGTAAGTACCTCAGAGAGAGGAAAGGAGCGTAAACCATGACCAATGCTTTAGTTGCCAACCGTTTTGAAACCCCTGAAAAAATGCGTGAACATCGGCGGCGTTTTGCTTCCTATCTGCGCCGGACTTATCGCGCCGCCCAAACGGGCCACCCCACACACTGCGCCCTACTCAAAACGCTGCTCAGTAGCTATGGGCGCGTCATGTACCCAAACCCAGACCGCCGCGCCGCATGTGAACGCTACGCCGCCATGCACCGCGAGCAGGCCCGCATAGCCAACGAGGAGGGCCAGGCAGTACACGCTCAAGCTGAACAGCGGGTAAGCGAGTTTTACGATCAGTTGGCCGCTGACGCAATTTTCTAACCCCCTCATCCACTTGCCAATGGGCAAGCACGCAGGCCACTACCTAGCAGGGGGCGCGGCTACCGCGCCCCCTCTTAAAACTCCACCCGCGCCAGGAGCGAAGAATCATGACCAAGTACCCCAAAACCCGCGACGAATACAAAGCCGCTATCTTGCACGACATTTACCGTCTGGTGCAGGCGCTAGAGCTGGACGACACCAGTCAGTACCCGGTAGGCATTGCACAAGGTATTCATCACAGCACCCGCGAGTTTTTCAATGCTGACCGCTGGAAACCGCGCCCGGTATTTGACAGTGCCACCGAGCGTATCCCCCTAGGGGAAGTAATGACTTTACGGGTGCAGCACTGGCAGCCAGCACCCGGCGACGATCAGGGCGACGAGCGGCCCGGTTATGTCTTTGTTACTGGACGGCTGGAAAAAATCAGCGGTGTGCCGTACAGCTACGACGACGGCGCATGTTTTCACATTATCCCGACTGGAAAACGCAACGCCCGCGAGCATACCTACCGGGTTGGATATGGCCGGAGCGTCAAGGTCTGGAAAGGCCGACTCACGGAGGCCCAGGCCAATGCACGCACGCCGTTCTATGAACACGGGCAACCCCCACGCCAACAGGAGGCGAAAACATCATGAATCAGAGTGAACGTGTAAAAATGATAAAAGCCTATCCCCGATGGATAGGCACATCCAGACCAGTTTCAGAGAGAGGTAAGTGGAAAGGAGCAGGTAGAGTATATATGAAAGCCAAGAGTTTGCGAGAATGGTGCAGAGAGAAGGGTCACAGTGTAGAGGACGTGGCCGAATACATGGGAGTGTCCGTTTCGAGGGCGCGTGATTGGTTTAACGGCAATGGCCGACCAATCTATACCCGCATAGTGAAGCTGGCCGACTGGCTGAATATCTCAACTGACCAGATAGATTGGGATTGGAAAGTCGAGGATATTTCTGAACTGCCCGCTATGCCGCGCAGCCCAGAATTTACGCCCACGAAGGAGAAATTGCTTGTTAGCCGTGAGCAGTATGAAGTCGCTAAAAAATGGCTGGCCGCAGGACGCAGCAAGACCGAAATTGCTGAGGCTATGGGCGTAAGTCGTTATACCTACTACAAAGCCGAGTTGCGGTTTGAAGCTGATGCTCCAGCTAAGGCTAAGGCACAGCAGAAGCGGAGAGAGGCAGCCGTCAAAGGCCGCGAAACCAAACAACTTGAAGCGCAAGCCGCCAAGCCCCTTACAAAGCCCAGCAGCAACAGGGCAGGGGCAAAGGCAGTCGAACCCCGCCGCAAGGCCACCAAAGCCGTCCAGTGAGCTTGTGGGTTTTACGAAGTTCCAAGATGTTTTACGAAGTCCCGTTCCAATCGGCAGTTGGCTGACCAGCCAACTGCCGCCCTTAATGCCCACCCAGTGAGGATTTTCCTCAAAAATCCTTTTGCCAGATAATTTCGTAAAACTTCAATTTTACGAAGTTCAGAAAACAATGTGGTATTCTGTCCATAACGGAGTAAAAAATGAGCGACCCAAGAAAGCCAGTTCTGCACGTCGAAGTCTTAGGCCAGCAGGTATGGGCCGGGACACCCGCTGCACCCGCCGCCCAACCGGAGGCGAACAGTGAAGCCATTTGAGATTAACCCTGTCTGGAAAGACCAGATTCCCGAGCGCAGCGCCCAGGTGCTAGAGAGGTACGTCAACTTTGGCGGCGACCTCAGCACCTTTTATGCCCGGTTGCTCAGTGGTGATGCGTTTGGGGCGGCGTGCAACGCCGACGCTGAAAACCTTGCTGCTATGGGCTTTTTACTGAACATGATTGGGCAGGACTTCCCCGGCGAGTGTTACGGCAGCTCGCAGGCCGTCAGCCAGTGGCGGGGGCTGATGCAGGGCCAGGAGCGCCCTTTCTCTGTGCCGGAAAGCTGGCAAGTCGTCGTCGAGGAATTGCGCCGAGAGGGAGCCAAGACGTATGAGCAGTGGCAGGAAGAACAGGAAAGCCAGTCAGCAAAAAGGGTGATGAACTGACCATGCCCCCCATCGTTGCTTTCGGCCTGTTGATTGTGATTGCAGGGTTTCTTAGTGCGAACTGGCTATTCCATGCTTTACCGCCCAGTCGTCCTCAATTGGTGAGTATTGGGGGGGCAGTGCTGTTCCTGTGGGTATACGGCGAAGTGCTAGGCAGACGAAATGCAAAGGCCGGAGAGCGATTCATTTTCGGCATATTTGTACCGCTGGGCCTACTGATTTTTGGCGTCTTTGGCGGAGTATTTTGGAGATGGTGGCGTTGACCCCCTTTATGCTGACTGATGTACTTGATGAATTTTCCAGCCACCTGAAACGCGAGGAAGGGCTGAGTTCAGCCACGATTGCCCAGTACCGCGCTGACTGTAACCGCCTTGCGACCTGGTTATCCCAGCAGCGCCCGAACATCAAACAATGGTCTGATGTAACCACCCGTGACCTACGCGCTTATATCAGTGACAATGCCCCGGAGCCTGCCCGTAACCGCCGCCTGCTTTCCAGTTGGCGCAAGCTGTGGGCGTATCTGAGGGATGTGGAGGGTGTGGAGATGTATCCCGGCCCAGCCGATATTAAGCGCGTGAAGTTGCCGAGCCGTCAGCCCAAGTATCTGACGCCCAGTGAAGTGAGCCGACTCATCGAAGTAGCGCCAGGAGTGAATGACGAGCAGCGGAGCCGGAACAGGGCCATGATTGGTTTTCTGTACGGCACAGGTTGCCGCATTGGTGAAGTATTGAAACTCAAACACGGTGACATTGAGTTTGATTCGTTCGGAACTCCTCAGAAAATACGGGTCATCGGTAAAGGGAACAAGGAGCGGAGTCTTTTCCTCTCCCCTACTGCCATTCGGGTGTTAGAGAGCTGGCTGAAAATCTGGGGGATGTTGCGTACCGACAATGGCGAGTACCTGTTTAGTCATTTTAATGGCGTCAGGCAAGGGAAGCCGCTGACCGCCCGCGCCGTCGAGCTGATAGTGAAGCAGGCCGGAGAAAATGCTGGGTTGCCTGCTGATAAATGCACTCCGCACAAGCTCAGGCACGCGCACGCCACAGCACTGGTCAGGGCGGGACGCAGGCTTGAGGAGGTGCAGGAGATTTTGGGCCACAACAGTATTTCCACGACTCGCATTTACGCTCACCTTGAACCTGAACGCCTCAAGGCCGCTGCCGACAGCTTGCCCGACATTTAACACCAGAACACTGAGACACCGAAGCACTAAGACGCAGAAACACCAAGATGCAGAAACACCAAGATGCAGAAACACCAAGATGCAGAAACACCAAAACACTGAGACACCGAAGCACCAAGACGCAAAAACACCAGAACACTAAGACGCAGAAACGCTAAGACGCAGAAACACCAAAACACTGAAACACCGAAGCACCAAGACGCAAAAACACCAGAACACTGAAACACCGAAGCACCGAAGCACCAAGACGCAGAAATACCGAAGCGCCAGAACACCAAAACACAAAAGCACTAAAACGCAGAAACACCAAAACACCAGACCACATAAACACCCGTACACCGTAACACCACTACACTAAAACACAGAATTGTGTTATAGTGTGGACATGAAAATGATTGCTTTGGTTTCAAAGAAAGGTGGTGTGGGGAAAACGCTGCTCAGCATGGGGATAGCCCAAAAGCTCTATGAGGCCGGGAAGCAGGTTGCCGTGATTGACCACGACCCGGAGGGAAGTGCAATGGGTTGGAGTTTCAACGCTCAGGAAAACGGCCAGAGCCTACCTTTTCCGGTGCTTGCCCCTGTTGACGTGGTAGCCGCTGCATCGAATGATTTTATTGTGGTGGACACCCCGCCCAATGACGTAGCGACCTTGCAGCAAGTCGTGACCCGTGCGGATTACATCGTGATTCCCGTGCTTCCCGGCGCGGGTGAAATAGACCGCTTGCAGGAAACGGTAGCCGCCGTTGCCACCGTGCAGGACAAACTGAGGGAGGGCGTGCAGATTGGGTTTGTGCTGAACCGAATGGAACACAATAACCTCGCCGCCGCCATGCCGGAGGTCATGAAGAACCTGAGCTATCCCGTTGTGGCCCAGGTGAATAAGAGCGTCGAGTATCAACGGGCTTTTGGAACACTGATTCCAGCGTCCCTTACTGTCCCGTTTTCCCAGGTTCTCAAGGAGTTTGACATTCTATGACCCCCAACAAAAAAGCCGAAGCGCCGGGCGAAGCAGGTAAGCCCACAACAGACCTCAACAAACTGCTTGGCAGCGCGAGGCGGGCGCAGGACGTTCCGCGCCCCCAGGTTGCCACGCCAGCGCCCGCGCAGCCAGCCCATACTTCCGAACAGGAACCCGAAAAGGAAATGGCGCGGCGAATCAACATCACCCTGAACGCGGCCATTCACCGCCGAATGAAAATCTTGTCGGCTGAACGGGGAACGAGGCTACAACCTCTTGTAGATGAAGTTCTCGAAGCCTATCTCAAGACGCAGGGCCGTTAAGCACCAGGAGCCGCAGACCATGACGAGGTACGCCCACGAACCCGAACAAATCTATGAAGCCGCGCTGTCATTGCTGCGGAAGGGTTTGAGCGTTATTCCAACGGGCGGCGGCATCAGCCAATGGGCCAAAGAACCCCACAAGCAAGCCCTGATTGCTTCTGGTCACACATCGATTGGGACGGACGGCAAAGCGCGGGCGAGTTGGAAACCCATGCAGACCCAGCGGCCCACCGAGGATGACCTGAAAATGTGGTACTTGCAGACGCGGGCCAGAGGCGTAGGCATGGTCACTGGGGAAATCAGCGGGCTTGTGGTCATTGACGTTGACCAAGAAGGCTTACCCCTGCTTGGTGTCCTGGGTTGGAAACCTCACGTCATTTCTCCCAGCGGAGGGGCGCACCTGTACGTCAGGCATCCTGGTTGGTACGTCCAGAGCAATGCCAGCAAAAATAAAAAGACACTGCCCCCAGGCTTTGATGTGCGCGGCGACGGCGGCTACATCATGCTTCCCCCCAGCCGTAACCGCAAAGGCCATTACCGCCGCACCGACCAGCGCAAGTTGCTGAGTATCAGCGACATTCCCGAAGTGGTAGAGGTGGATGGCCAGCAGCAGCAGTACCACTTGCGCGAGGCTTTGGGCCTGACACCACCAGCCCCCAAACCCCAGGTGCAGGAACGGGAGAGCTTTACCCCGTTCTACGCAGACGACGACCGTTGCCCCTTGCACGTCATTCTTGACCGCGCTGAGGACTACGCCCACGACAGCCGCAACAAAGGCGCTTTCATGTTCGGGCTTTGGGCCAACGCCAACGGCTACCGCCTAGACGAAGCCATGTACGCCGCTTTTGAGTACACCGACATGGTGCAGGGCGTGAAAACGACTCCCTTTACCGTCGAAGAAGCCCGCAAAGCCATTCAGAGCGCCTACACCTACCCCAAGAAAGACGCTTGGGTACGAAGGGAGGAAAGGAACCCATGACCGACCAGATGACCTTAGACGAGAAGTTAGAGCGGTTCTCCGTTCTGCGAGACACCATCGAAGGCTTACGCGCTGAGAAGGACGCACTAGGCGAGGAAATCAAAGAGGCCATGCTGAAAGGAGCCAAGCCGGAGTGTGATCTGTACCGCGCTGATTTGCGGGCCACACGCACCGCTCTTTACCCGGTTGACCGCTTCCGTGAAACCTACGGTGACGCGGCCACGTTTGAAGTCTCGAAAGTGGACAATAAACGGGTCAAGGAACTGGTGAGTGCAGGCGACCTTGACGGAGAAAAACTCAAAGACATTGTGACCTACCAGGTGCGCCACGCCCTGTATTTGGTGGCCAAGACTCAGGAGGAAGCGGTATGACCACGGCTAAAGACCCGATGATGGCCCCAGTTCAGAACCCCCACATCATGTACCGTTCCGATCCCTTGCCGAAGCAGATGCAAACCAGGTTGCGTGAACTGGGATACGCGCCCCACGTCACCGAACTGCTCATGAAGGGACTTCCCATCACCTATGACCGGAACGGGAAGCAGATTGTGGAGTACCCGGACGGGCGGCGTATCTGGGTTGAGTACGACAAAATCTATGATGAGAAGGGCGAATTTGAGCGGTATCAGTACAACATCATGGGCGAACTGGAACCTGCCGCCCGCTGATGCCGACCCTGACCGTCATTGCGGGTCAGAATGGCTCAGGGAAATCAACACTGGTCAAAGCCCAACGCCTGAAAACCATTGACCCCGACCAGATCACCAGAAGCTACGGTCAGGGCTACACCACCGCCGCCAATTTGCAGGCAGGCCGGGAAGCGGTACGGCAGCAGAATGAAGCGATCACCAACGGCCAGAGCTTCGGGATTGAAACCACGCTTTCAAGCAGGCAGCCGATTGTGAAGATGGAGGAGGCCCGTGAAGCTGGATACAAGGTCAAGCTGGCCTTTGTGATTCCAGAGAACGACAACACCCGGCTCCGCATTGACAACCGCGTGAACGAGGGCGGCCACAACATCTCTGATGTTGACCTTGAACGCCGGAGGCCGCGCATTGTCGAGAACTTGCCCCAGGCCATGAAGCAGGCCAATATGACGGCCCTGTACCTCTCCAACACTGAAACGCGGGATTTTCGGTTGGTAGGGGCGGCCTATAACGGCGAAGTCAAATTGACCCCGGAAGTCCCTGAGCATATCCAGGCCACGATTAAGCAGCACTTTGACGTGCAGCAAGTGGACAGCATCAGCCCCCATCACCCCATTACTCACCACTTTCAGCCGCATGTTCAACAGCGGGATTACTGAGGAGGAACGATGAATACCGAAACGAGCAAACCTACCCATCGTGACGAGCTGGACGGCGTGGAACTTTTGTTTCTGGCCGATATGCTCAGCCGCCAGCCCGACCAGCATGATTACGCCGAGCTGGAACAGAAGCTCAGACGGCTGTCTGAGCAGTACATCGAGGGGAAATGAAGTGGGCCGCGCTTTTGGGTCTTTTACTCACGGCGCAGGCACACGCCCAGGCCCAGAGTGCAGGTAACGCAGCGCCAGCTAAGCCCGTAATAACTGCCGAGCAGAAAGCGTTTGTGGACAGCAAAATCAAGCAGTTCACCGGGCGTCAGTGCGGCAGCGTGTATGACGACAGCTTTACGGTCTTGCCCCCTATTCAGTACGACGTTAAAACGGGCAGAACCATAACGCCCGCCAACGCCTTTGATGACTACTACCAGCACGCCATAAGCCACCTGCAAACCTTAAAGAGCAGTGATACCGACTACAAAAGTGGCAGAAGCGGCAGCAGCTATTGGTATCTGTTGACCGGGAAGGGCGTAACCACTTTCGTTTATAGCGAACTGAATCAGCGTGTACTTCGAGTGAGCGGTTGCCTTGTCCAACCCGCCAAGTGACCAAAAGCCATAGCGCCCTTGAGCAATTCAAGGGCGCTTTTTTTATGCCGTCCAGGTCAGATGTGACTTTCTGATTTACTGTTTCCCCATGACCAGCACGAACGCGGCCCCGGACTTGGTAAAGGTGCAGTCACCCTTATAGGAGGCGTTGGTGAATTTCCCAGTGCAGGAAAAAGCCAGTGCCTCATTGACGCCACTCACGGAAGTGTCCGTTTTCAGTGTGCTTTGAGCCACGTCACCAACAAGAGGATGATTCCCGCCGAACGTCGGCGTCGAGAGCGTACCCGTAAAACTTGTGGCTGAACTTAACTGTGTCAGATTCACCACCACCGCGCCGATGCCGCCGCCCCCGGTAGTTTGCAGGCTACCGTTCCAGCTACCTGTAACATTCACTGACTCAGGGGTTGAACCGCCACCACCACCGCCGCCACATGCAGTAAGAGCAAAAACCGTAACCGTGAGGGGAATTGTTTTTTTCACGAAGGCAGCATAAGGCACGCCCTTCGGCTTCATACTGAGGGTATCCATGTCCATCACGCCCGAAGCCTTTATCAAGAAATACAGCGACACCAAGCTCAACGAGCGGGGCGGCGCACAACTGCACTTCATAGACCTCTGTGAACTCTTGGATATTCCCAGACCGGACGGGAGCGAGACTTACCGCTTTGAGCAGCCTGTGCTGAAAGTCGCGGGTGGCAAGGGCTTCGCTGATGTGTTCTATGAGGGCAAGTTTGGCTGGGAGTACAAGGGCAAAGGGGCCGATCTCAAAAAAGCGTACCAGCAGCTTCTTTCCTACCGCGAGGACTTGGAAAATCCGCCCCTGCTCATCGTGTCGGACATGCAGAACATCGAACTGCACACCAATTTCACCGGGACACAGAAGCAGGTCATCAGATGGGAGTTGAACGACCTCAAGGACAGTGAACGCCGGAAGCAGTTGCGCCAGGTCTGGACGGAGCCGCAGGCGTTTAACCCTTCACACCGGATTGAGGAGGCGACGGTGGCCGCTGTCGCTGCACTGGGAAAAATCAGCAACGCACTTAAAGACCGCCAGGAGAACCCGGAAATGGTGGCGCATTTTCTGGTCAGGACGATGTTTACCCTTTTTGCCGAGGATGTGGAACTGATCCCCGCCGACACCTTTAAGCGGCTGCTGGAGGCTGCGAAGAAGCACCCGGAAGATTTTCAGGAGATGTGCCAGGAGCTTTTCGCCGCCATGAAGGTAGGGAAAAAGACCGTGATAGGGCGGATTCCTTACATTAACGGCGGTGTCTTTGAGGACACCAGCGCCCCGGCCCTGAACGCCGAGGAAGTGAACGAGCTTTACTACGCGGCGCGGCGGAACTGGAAACAGGTTGACCCGACCATCTTCGGCACGCTCTTTGAAACCGTCATTGACCCCGGTAAGCGGTGGCAGTTGGGAGCGCACTACACGCCTCTGGTGGACATTCTGGACGTGGTGGAGCCAGTCATTATGCGGCCACTGCGCGAGGAGTGGGAGGCACTGCGCCAGAGTCTTAAACCAATCTTGGCCGAGATAGAGCAGGCCAGGGCGCAGCACAGCGGGGGGCTATACGTCGAGGGCGGCTTAGGCCAGACCCAGCAGGACGAGGCGGTGAGCCTGCTTACCGCGTTTCAAGACCGACTGGCAAGGGTCAAAGTCCTTGACCCGGCAATGGGGTCAGGGAACTTTCTGTACGTCACCATGCGGCTTTTGCTGGATTTGGAGGCTGAGGTCAGGGAAACCATACGCACCATTACCCAGAATGTGCCGCCCGCGCCAAAAGTTGGCCCCCGGCAAATGTTAGGGATGGAGGTCAACCCCTACGCCCACGAAATCGCGGGCATGGTGCTGTGGATTGGCTATCTCCAATGGATGCGCGAACATCACGAGCCGTTCAAAGTCTCGCCCGTACTGGATAAATTGCCGGGACTCTTGCACCAAGACGCGGTTTACGACGAACAGAACCAGACCGTAAGGGACTGGCCCGCCGCCGAGTTCATTGTTGGCAACCCGCCTTTTGTGGGCAATACCAAGATGCGCCAGTCTTTAGGCAACGAGTACGCCGAGGGCATCAGGAAGGCATACACGGGGCGCGTGCCAGGGTTTGCCGACTTCGTGACCTACTGGTTTGAGAAGGCCCGCCAGAACATCGAGGAGGGCAAAACCAAGCGGGCCGGACTCATCAGCACCAACAGCGTCAGGGGCGGAGCCAATGCCGAGGTACTGAGCCGGATTCTGAACACCGGAGGAATCTTCCTGGCATGGCCTGACCGGGCATGGATTCAGGACGGCGCAGCCGTCAGGGTCAGCATTATTGGGTTTGACAATGGGAGCCAGCAGAAGCGGGCGATCTTGCAACACCAGGGCGACGAGACAGACCCGAAGAAGCGCACGACCAGGGAGCAGGCTGTGAGCGTCATTCGGGCCGACCTGACGAGCGGGGCCGACTTGCGGCAGGCGCAGCGGCTCAAGGAAAACGCCGGGAAATCGTTTGAAGGTG contains:
- a CDS encoding zeta toxin family protein, which codes for MPTLTVIAGQNGSGKSTLVKAQRLKTIDPDQITRSYGQGYTTAANLQAGREAVRQQNEAITNGQSFGIETTLSSRQPIVKMEEAREAGYKVKLAFVIPENDNTRLRIDNRVNEGGHNISDVDLERRRPRIVENLPQAMKQANMTALYLSNTETRDFRLVGAAYNGEVKLTPEVPEHIQATIKQHFDVQQVDSISPHHPITHHFQPHVQQRDY
- a CDS encoding ParA family protein gives rise to the protein MKMIALVSKKGGVGKTLLSMGIAQKLYEAGKQVAVIDHDPEGSAMGWSFNAQENGQSLPFPVLAPVDVVAAASNDFIVVDTPPNDVATLQQVVTRADYIVIPVLPGAGEIDRLQETVAAVATVQDKLREGVQIGFVLNRMEHNNLAAAMPEVMKNLSYPVVAQVNKSVEYQRAFGTLIPASLTVPFSQVLKEFDIL
- a CDS encoding tyrosine-type recombinase/integrase encodes the protein MLTDVLDEFSSHLKREEGLSSATIAQYRADCNRLATWLSQQRPNIKQWSDVTTRDLRAYISDNAPEPARNRRLLSSWRKLWAYLRDVEGVEMYPGPADIKRVKLPSRQPKYLTPSEVSRLIEVAPGVNDEQRSRNRAMIGFLYGTGCRIGEVLKLKHGDIEFDSFGTPQKIRVIGKGNKERSLFLSPTAIRVLESWLKIWGMLRTDNGEYLFSHFNGVRQGKPLTARAVELIVKQAGENAGLPADKCTPHKLRHAHATALVRAGRRLEEVQEILGHNSISTTRIYAHLEPERLKAAADSLPDI
- a CDS encoding IS4 family transposase, translated to MKSRSRPLHDPLQTALRSAFPLDARRLAVFTALVLAVIQARTVVLYTLKTHVALPGSLTARYQRLVRFVQFSFPDGLFPRFALSFLPDGPVDLILDRTNWRLGQQDVNILLLSAVWNGFSLPLMWTLLPHGGASDSRARESLVARFLTLCPDQPVRCLLADREFIGRHWFCFLDQHGIAPCIRLPARATIGAHRLPVWAVFKNLQVGEIRVWRRQTLIYGVSLRVAATKNAAGETLYLAYRGPVGPNLRRYAQRWQAENLHAALKTRGFNLEDTGLTRAERVSTLLTVVSVAFIWSAVTGELLAARTAVQIKSHGHRAVSVFRLGLDHLQDLLLHPSPSSWRTLLTLMPRFE
- a CDS encoding sensor domain-containing diguanylate cyclase, translated to MPSPFAVTAALSACVSLTDFRAHLHQALNADPALPFTVAEVDSVILRPLGRLPTELSADEAAFLQVVNALYAHLVTMDRHDRVNALAGQFARRDEDRPSMSAFSDEVCQIFGLRGLAGLVVTSGAVQRMTLWDAGTPHVPAFHPGDVRTIRAGTLSVQPDGVLLPLGGKYRARAAFWLDAPSRVWAEADLALLRRLGHQLGLEAERMQAVRYARSLQTLHGDLIGGQPEQAYQPLLERALATIPGAECGSLLIREDGGFRFAASVTFDEMELQGVTFTMADMRDTWYGLGEEAWSRGVPRIIAKGLLSVKDTGYDLHGVRVEDTLPSVETLQANIGVPILYQGEVYGFLNVDSMTDPEAFEQESIVLAESFGRQAAMLLHEAHLRAQVLAAARTDVLTGLQNRRAFTESLTRELARVRRAGSTLSLLVADIRAFKAVNDTHGHLVGDQALMQVGDVLLRELRVSDSVSRPVGRGSEPEASGQERAPTPAQSGALEVFRWGGDEFAVLLPDIDLAGARVVRDRLAAAMQGTDVAGRPIELNVGVATLSADDATGETLLREADNDMYRDKNRSRRHLTTLQNT
- a CDS encoding transcriptional regulator, with the protein product MKAKSLREWCREKGHSVEDVAEYMGVSVSRARDWFNGNGRPIYTRIVKLADWLNISTDQIDWDWKVEDISELPAMPRSPEFTPTKEKLLVSREQYEVAKKWLAAGRSKTEIAEAMGVSRYTYYKAELRFEADAPAKAKAQQKRREAAVKGRETKQLEAQAAKPLTKPSSNRAGAKAVEPRRKATKAVQ
- a CDS encoding bifunctional DNA primase/polymerase, yielding MTRYAHEPEQIYEAALSLLRKGLSVIPTGGGISQWAKEPHKQALIASGHTSIGTDGKARASWKPMQTQRPTEDDLKMWYLQTRARGVGMVTGEISGLVVIDVDQEGLPLLGVLGWKPHVISPSGGAHLYVRHPGWYVQSNASKNKKTLPPGFDVRGDGGYIMLPPSRNRKGHYRRTDQRKLLSISDIPEVVEVDGQQQQYHLREALGLTPPAPKPQVQERESFTPFYADDDRCPLHVILDRAEDYAHDSRNKGAFMFGLWANANGYRLDEAMYAAFEYTDMVQGVKTTPFTVEEARKAIQSAYTYPKKDAWVRREERNP